AGCTCCCCCTTGCCGCGCCGACGCTGGCTGGCCCTGCTGGGCCTGGGTGCGCTGGTGCTGGCCGTCCACCTCGGGCTGCTGCAGCGCAGCGAGACCCCGGCCCATCGGCCCACCACGCCCTCCGCACCAACCGCCTCGCCACCGTCGGGCACATCGGTGCCGCGAACGGTGATGGCCACGACGGTCGCGACACCGCCCGCCATGGTGCCCACGCCCGCTGCCGAGGTGCCGCAGGACCGAAGAGCCGCTTCAGGCAGCACCGCCGCATCGGCTCTCCCACCGAGCCGCCGGCCCCGCAGCGCCGCCAAGGTGCCTGACCCACCGGCCGGGCCGCCCGGTGCCGTGGCCTTGTCGCCGCCGGCCAGCCCGCAGGAAGCGCCGGTGGCCATCGGGGCAGCCCTGCTGGCCCAGACCGCTGCCCTCGCCCCGGCCTCCGAGCGCCCCGCTGTACACGCCACCACACACACCACCGGACACTCCACCACGTCCTCCACCACGTCCTCCACCACGCCCTCCGCCGCCCCCGCCTGTCCGGCCGTGCGCCCCGAGCACCTGCCGCCTCCCGTCCAGGTGCGCTACAGCCTGCAGCGCGGGGGCCTGCGTGGCGACGGCCTGCTGTCCTGGCAACTGGACGGCGAGCGCTACCGGCTGCGCCTGGAGGGGCAGGTCCCGCTGTTCGGCACGCTGCTGCGCCAGACCAGCGAGGGTGGCGTCGATGCCTGCGGCGTCGCGCCGCTGCGCCACACCGACAAGCGCCTGGGCAAGAGCGAGCGCGCGCTCAGCTTCGTGCGGCCCGCCGCCGGCTCGGCCGAGGCCGACGCGGGTGAACTGCGTTTCTCGACCCGGCCCACCCCCGTCGCGCTGGAGGCGGGCACGCAGGACCGCCTGAGCTGGCTGGTGCAGCTGGCCAGCCGGCTGAACGGCTGGCCGGGCGGCTCCCCGCCCGACGGCAGCCACGTCCCGATGACCGTGGCTGCCGTCGGCGGCGATGTGCAGCGCTGGACCTTCACCGTGATGCGCCACGAGGCGGACGGCCTGCTGCACCTGCGGCGCGAGCCCGATGACCCCTTCGACACCCACGCCGAGGTCTGGACCGACCCTCGGCGCAGCCACTGGCCGGTGCGCGTGGAGCTGCGCGAGGCCCGCGGTGACCCGCTCGTCCTGCAGCTCACCGACTGGCAGCCCCTGCCCCGGCCGCGCTGAACAGCACGGCGGGGCAACATCCCGGGCATCGCCCTTGAAACCTTCGGTGCGCGCCCCACTCTGAGCATCAGGAGGTTGCCACCATGCACATGCTCTACAACTCGGACCACTTTGCCGTCGTCCAGATCGAGGTGCCGGTTCCGCTCGACGCCACTGCGGCCGATGCGGCCACCGAAGGCGTCGGCACGGCCGAGGTGCTGAACCGTGGCGGCTACGAGATCGTCGACAAGCAGACCCGCCGCGGCGTCTTCCTGGACGGCTCGATGGCCGAGCACTTCAAGGCCGGCGTCGAGGACCTGATCCGCCGCTCGCCCAGCGCCGAGGAGATCGACGACTACCTCTCCGGCTACACCCAGCTCGCGCAGCAGCCGGTCGTGCTGCACTGAACCTCCGGTCATCCCCCCACACCCACACTTGCACGGGTTGCCCCGTTGGCGCGAAGATCACCCCGGCGGGGGGTGCCCGCGGGGGTCCGTCGGCCACCCGCCGTGGCCGCCCGGCGGAGGGAACGATGCGCAAGGATGTGACCGCCCCGCCTGCGGGCAAGAGTTCGGCTCGGCGCTCGCGCCAGCGCCTGGGGTCGACCCAGGTGCTGCTGTCGCCCGGGCTGGCCGATGCGCCGGTGCTGGACCGGCTGTGCACCCACTTCATTCTCAGCCTGCTGCAGCGCCAGGCGCTGCGCTTTGCCGGCCGGCGGGACTGGAACAGCGTGCTGGCGCTGACGGCCCGGCACCTGGTCTGGCCGCAGTCGGTGCTGACGCGGCTGCGCGACTTCCTGGGCCGGCGCGTGCGCAGCCACGAGGCCTGGGCCGGGCATGAGGCGCTCGACGACATCGCCTTCCTCACCCGCCACGGCAGCTGGCGCGGCCCCTACGAGGAAGACACGCTGTTCTTCTACCTCGACGAGTACATCAAGGACGCCCCCAAGGACCTGATGGCGGTGCTGGGCACCAGCAACGACTGGCTGGGCGCCAGCCTGCGCGGGGCCCGCACGCTGGTGCAGGACAACGTCGAGCTGCTGTCCGGCCTGCTGCAGCTCAACCCGGGCGAGCGCGCGCTGCTGCTCTACGGCACGCTGGCTCGCTACCAGCGCGACCTGCGCGGCCTGCTGGTGGAGTTCAAGGTCGCCAGCGCCCAGGAGGCCTACGCGGCGATCGCCGAAGTGGCCGGCGTGGACGAGCGCGAGGTGGCCGAGGCGCTGCGCGCCGGCAGCCGGCTGGAGCGCATCGGCATGATCGAGAACCTGATCTCCGAGCACAACATCACGGACCTGGCCGACCTGATGAAGGTCAGCGACCAGCTGCCGCCGGTGCTGATGCGCGAGTACCGCGATCCGCAGGACCTGATGGCGGTGTTCACCCGCCCCGCCACCAAGACCGAGCTGACGCCGACCGACTTCAGCTTCGTCGCCGAGGAGGTGGAGCTGCTCACCACCTTGCTGCACCACGCGGTGCAGCGCCGCGAGGCCGGCGTCAACCTGCTGCTCTACGGCCCGCCTGGCACCGGCAAGACCGAGTTGGCCCGCGTGGCCGCGCAGGCCGCCGGGCTGGAGCTCTACGAGGTGGAATACGCCGACCGCGACGGGAACGCCCTCTCGGGGCGCGACCGCTACCGCTCGCTGCAGATCAGCCAGGTCTTCCTGAAGGCCAGCCCGAACGTGGCGCTGCTCTTCGACGAGGTGGAAGACGTCTTCCCGCCCGTCAGCGCCGACGCCGCCCAGCTGTTGGCGCGCCTGGACAACAGTGGCGAGGGCCCGGCCGGCCACTCGGTCAACGGCAAGGCCTGGGTCAACCAGATCCTGGAGACCAACCCGGTGCCGGTGATCTGGGTGACCAACCGCATCGAGCAGATCGACGTGGCCTTCCGCCGCCGCTTCCAGTACCACCTGGAGCTGAAGTCACCCCCGCCCGGCGCCCGCGAGGCGCTGGTGCAGCGCGCGCTGGCCGGCACCCAGGTCAGTGCCGACTTCACCCAGCGCCTGGCCCAGCGCGGCACGCTGACGCCCGCGCAGATCCGCACCGCGGTGCGCTTCGCCCGGCTGATCGGCACGGCGGCGGCCGACGAGGCCGCGGCAGCACCGGCCGACGAATGTCTGGAGGGCCTGATCGAGCGCCAGCTCGCCCACGCCGACAAGGCGCTGGGCAACGCGAACCGCGGCGACCGCAGCGCGCGCCGAGTGGTCACGCAGTACGACCTAGGGTTGCTGAACGTGGAGTCGCGCTTCCCGGTGCCACGCATCGTCGAGGCGCTGCAGCGCCGCGGGCACGGTGCGCTGTGCTTCTACGGCCCGCCGGGCACCGGCAAGACCGCGCTGGCCGAGCACATCGCCCGCGAGCTGGGCCGAGCGCTGATGATCCGCCAGGCCAGCGACCTGGTCAGCAAGTACGTCGGCGAGACCGAGCAGGCCATGGCGCGCATGTTCGAGGCCGCCGAGCAGGAGCAGGCCGTGCTGCTGCTCGACGAGGCCGACAGCTTCATGCGCAGCCGCCGCCGCGCCGAGCGCAACTACGAGGTCAGCGAGGTCAACGAGATGCTGCAGGGCATGGAGCGCTTTGCCGGCATCTTCATCTGCACCACCAACCTGTTCGAGGACATCGACGAGGCGGCGCTGCGCCGCTTCACCTTCAAGATCCGCTTCCAGCCGCTGACCGGCGCGCAGCGCGAGCGCATGTTCATCGCCGAGGCGCTGGCGGGCGACGCAACCCGCCTGAGCGACGAGCAGCGACAGCGCCTGGCACAGCTCGACCAGCTGGCGGCCGGGGACTTTGCCGCGGTGAGGCGGCAGGTGGACATCCTGGGCACGACCTTCGAGCCCGACGAGTTCCTGGCCCAACTGGAAAGCGAGCACCGTGTCAAACCGCAGGTGAGGGAGCGCCGCGGCATCGGCTTCGTGCACTAGGATGAAACTATCTTCATGCAGCCGGCGTGAGTTGTACGGCGTAACCGATCTGCTGAAGCCTGCGCACCAGTCGGGTGGCGGTCTTGTGGGCGTCGGCGCGATCGAAGTGGGCGGCGCCGAGGTCATGCCACTCGGTGCCGTCGCGCAGCATGTGCCAAGCCGCGGTGAGCATCGAGGCGGCCACGCCGATGATCGCCTTCTTGGCGCCGCGACGAGCGCGCAGGCGGTGGAACTGCGCCTGCAGGTAGCTGCCCTTGACTTTGATGGCTGCCCAGGCGGCTTGCACGAGGGTGGTCTTGAGCCACCTGCCGCCACGGCGCAAGCGAACGCTGCGACGCTTGCCGGCGCTCTCGTCGTTGCGCGGGCACATGCAGGCCCAGGACAGCAGATGAGCCGGGGTGGCGAAGCGCGACATGTCGATACCGATCTCGGCCACGACCACATGGGCGCTGACCTCGCTGAGGCCCGGCATGGTGCTCAGCAGCTTGGCGGCGTGCCGAAAGGGCGCCAGCCCTTGACCCACCTCCTTCTCGATGGCGGCGATGGCCTGATCCAGCGCATCGATGTGCCCCAGGTGCAGCTTGAGCATGAAGCGGTGGTGAGCGCTGACGCGGCCGCGCAGCGCTTCGAGCAACTCGGCACGGCTGGCCTTGACGCGCACGCTGACCAGCGAGACCAGGCGCTCGGGATCGCGCTCGCCGCCGATGAGGGCCTGCAACACGGCCCGGCCGCTCTTGCCCACGATATCGGCCAGCACGACGCCAAGCTTCAAGTTGGCGTCTTCGAGCACCTTCTCGATGCGTTGGACGTGCGCGCTGCGCTCGCGCACGAACTGCTTGCGGGTGCGCGTGAGCGAGCGCAGTTCCTGTACCGCCACCGGCGGCACGAAGCTGGCGCGGATCAGGCCGTGGGCCAGCAAGTCCGCCAGCCACATCGCGTCGTTGACGTCGGTCTTGCGGCCAGGAACGTTCTTCACGTGCGCGGCGTTGGCCAGCACGAGCTCGAAGTGGCCTTCGAGCACGTGCCACACTGGCTTCCAGTACACGCCGGTGGCCTCCATGGCGACGTGCTCGACGCCGAAGGAGTCGAGCCAGTCGCCAAGGGCCAGCAGGCCCGAGGTAGTCGTCTGGAAGGTGCGCACCTCCTGCAAGGGTGGGCCGTCGCGGGCGATGCGCACGCACGCCACCACCGTCTCCTTGTGCACGTCCAGTCCGGCGCAGCGCGGGTAGATCACTTCCATGATCGCCTCCAGTCCGCGGCGACATCGGCATGCGGCCCACGTCATCGAACTCTAGGATGCGTGCTCAGGGGCGCGAAGCCCAAGGCGACAGTGCGGGGTGCTCGTGGAGCCGCGGGTCCAACTGACATACGGGTTCGAGACACCAAGTACGAACCGACCTCTGCGCCGGACGCCGCCACCGCATTACACGCCCGTTTCATGCGTCGCGGGTCGCGCGAAGCGCGGTGGAGCAACTGACATGCAGGCCGGTCCCTAGAATCCCGCCCATGAACGCCGCCCTGCCCACCTCCGCCGTTGCCAACGCCTCTGCCCTGCCCTACACGCGCGCCGCGCAGCTGCCGGCGCTGATGCGCGAGCGCATCCTGGTGCTGGACGGCGCGATGGGCACGATGATCCAACGCTACAAGCTGACCGAGGCGGATTTCCGCGGCACGCGCTTTGCCGACCACCCGACCGACCTGAAGGGCAACAACGACCTGCTGGTGCTCACGCGCCCGGACGTGATCGGCGAGATCCACGACCAGTACCTGGCCGCCGGCTCGGACCTGATCGAGACCAACACCTTCGGCGCCAACCGCGTGGCGCAGGAGGACTACGGCCTGGGCGACATCGCCTACGAGATGAACGTGGCCGCCGCCCGGCTGGCACGCGCCTGCTGCGACAAGTACTCGAGCGCCGACAAGCCGCGCTTCGTCGCCGGCGCCCTCGGCCCGACGCCGCGTACCGCCAGCATCAGCCCGGACGTGAACGACCCGGGGGCGCGCAACACGAGCTTCGACGAACTCAAGGCCGCCTACCTCGAACAGGCCCGGGGGCTGCTGGATGGCGGTGCCGACCTGTTCCTGATCGAAACCATCTTCGACACGCTCAACGCCAAGGCAGCGATCTTCGCGGTCGACGAGCTGATGGAGGAAACCGGCGAGCGCCTGCCGGTGATCATCTCCGGCACCGTCACCGACGCCTCGGGCCGCATCCTGTCAGGCCAGACGGTGGGCGCCTTCTGGCACAGCGTGCGGCACGCCCGGCCGCTGGCCATCGGCCTGAACTGCGCGCTGGGCGCCACGCTGATGCGCCCGTACATCGAGGAGCTGTCGAAGATCGCCGGTGACACCGCGGTCTCCTGCTACCCCAACGCCGGCCTGCCCAACCCGATGAGCGACACCGGCTTCGACGAGACGCCCGAGGTCACCGGCCGGCTGGTGGAGGAGTTCGCCCGCGACGGCTTCCTCAACATCGCCGGTGGCTGCTGCGGCACCACGCCGGACCACATCCGCGCGATCGCCGAGCGCGTGGGCCGTTACCGCCCGCGCTGCGTGCACACGCAGGCCTTGCAGACCTTCACCGGGCTGCTCGCCGCCTGAGTTCCACCAGCGTGATCTCGGTCAGCCCCATGGCGTGACGCTGCGGGGCCGTGAAGCGCTTGACCGCCACGCCCTTGAGCACCAGGTAGTCGCGCACCGCCGCGGCGCGGTCGGGGCCGATCCAGCCCGAGCCGCCGGCATCGATCGGGCCAGCCACGCGCACCGTCCAGTTCCCCTCACGGCGCAACGGCTCGACCAGCCGGTCCAGCACCGCCGCCAGCGCCGGCCTGACCGCGGCCCGACCGGGCTCAAAGCCGTGCGGCTGCGGCACGCTGATGCGCAGGAAGTCCGCCGCCGCGGTTTCGCCCATTTCCAGCTGCAGCGGGGTGCCGGCAAACTCGCGCGCCAGGCGACTGCGCAGACCATCCAGGCCGGGCTGGTCAGGGGCCGGCTCGGGCAGGGAGCCTGGCTTCGGCGGCGGGATGGCGGGCGTCGCCCCACCGCCTGACTTGGGCCCGCCGCCTGCGCAGCCACCCAGCAGCGCGGTGAGCGTCGCGCCGGTGGCCGCGGCGCCCCAGATCAGGCAGCGGCGCCGCGCTGCACCCGCCATGTGGTCATCGGTTGTTCGTGACATATTCACGGCCTATTGTCCCGTGCACGCTTCAGGTGCACAAGGCCGACCGGCCTGTCGACAGGGTCACAGCGCCAGCGCTGCAGCGAGCCAGGAGGGCCCATTACAATGCGCGCCTTCCCGAGGGGCGTTGCAACAGGGGGTGGCCAGGCCACCCGCTGCCAGGCTCGGGGCGGTGGGCCAGTCCGGCATCCGGAGCAGACCACCCTGCAACGACGCTCACCCTTGCCCGCCATGGGCATCACGGGTGGGCCGTGGTGTCGCGTGGCTGGCCCGAGTTGCAGCCCGGCCATGAACACCTCCCCCACCGCGTCCCCCTCCTCCCCCGCCGCCAGCGTGCCCCCGATGCGGCTGTCCGGCCTGGAACCGGTGTCGATCGGCGACGGATCGTTGTTCGTCAACGTCGGCGAGCGCACCAACGTCACCGGCAGCCGGGTGTTCGCCAGGATGATCCTGGCCGGCGAATACGAGAAGGCCCTGGCCGTGGCGCGCCAGCAGGTCGAGAACGGCGCCCAGGTCATCGACATCAACATGGACGAGGCCATGCTCGACAGTCAGGCGGCGATGGTGCGCTTCCTGAACCTGATCGCCGGCGAGCCCGAGATCGCGCGCGTGCCGATCATGATCGACTCGTCCAAGTGGGAGGTGATCGAGGCGGGCCTGAAGTGCATCCAGGGCAAGGGCATCGTCAACTCGATCTCGCTCAAGGAAGGCGAGGCCGAGTTCAAGCGCCAGGCCAAGCTGGTCCGGCGCTATGGCGCCGCCGCCGTGGTGATGGCCTTCGACGAGGCCGGCCAGGCCGACACCTTCCAGCGCAAGATCGACATCTGCGCACGGGCCTACAAGATCCTTGTGGACGAGGTCGACTTCCCGCCCGAAGACATCATCTTCGACCCGAACATCTTCGCCATCGCCACCGGCATCGAGGAGCACGACAACTACGCGGTCGACTTCATCAACGCCACGCGCTGGATCAAGCAGCACCTGCCGGGCGCGAAGGTCTCGGGCGGCGTGTCGAACGTGTCGTTCAGCTTCCGCGGCAACGAGCCGGTGCGCGAGGCCATCCACACCGTCTTCCTGTACCACGCCATCCAGGCGGGCATGGACATGGGCATCGTCAACGCCGGCATGGTGGGCGTCTATGACGACCTGGAGCCGGTGCTGCGCGAGCGCGTCGAGGACGTGGTGCTGAACAGGACGCCGTCCTACAAGGCCGGCGAGCCGCAACTCTCTGCGGGCGAGCGCCTGATCGAGATCGCCGAATCGGCCAAGGGCGCGGCCAAGGACGACAGCGCCAAGCTGGCCTGGCGCGGCACGGCCGAGGCACCCGTGAGCGTCGAGGACCGCCTGAGCCACGCGCTGGTGCACGGCATCACCGACTTCATCGAGCTCGACACCGAAGAAGCCTGGCAGGCGATTGCTGCCAAGGGCGGCCGCCCGCTGCACGTCATCGAAGGCCCGCTGATGGCGGGCATGAACATCGTCGGCGACCGCTTCGGTGCCGGCAAGATGTTCCTGCCCCAGGTGGTGAAGTCCGCCCGCGTCATGAAGCAGGCCGTGGCGCACCTGCTGCCCTACATCGAAGCCGAGAAGAAGGCGCTGGCTGACGCGGGCGGCGACGTGAAGCCCAAGGGCAAGATCGTCATCGCCACCGTGAAGGGCGACGTACACGACATCGGCAAGAACATCGTCACGGTGGTCCTGCAGTGCAACAACTTCGAGGTCGTCAACATGGGCGTGATGGTCCCGTGCCAGGACATCCTGAAGAAGGCCAAGGAAGAAGGCGCGGACATCATCGGCCTGTCGGGCCTGATCACGCCGAGCCTGGAAGAGATGCAGCACGTTGCTGCCGAAATGCAGCGCGACGAGTACTTCCGCAGCAAGGGCACGCCGCTGCTGATCGGTGGGGCCACGTGTTCACGCGTGCACACCGCTGTCAAGATCGCGCCGAACTACACGGGGCCGGTGGTCTACGTGCCCGACGCCAGCCGCTCGGTGGGCGTGTGCTCGGACCTGCTGAGTGATGAACGCGCCGCCAGGTACATCGCCGAGCTGAACGCCGACTACGAGCGCGTGCGCGAGCAGCACGCCAACAAGAAGGTCACGCCGCTGGTCACGCTGGCCCAGGCGCGCGCCAACAAGACGCCCGTCGACTGGGCCGCCTACACACCGCCCGCGCCCAAGTTCATCGGCCGGCGCGTGTTCCGCAACCAGAACCTGGCCGAGCTGGCCCAGTGCATCGACTGGGCGCCCTTCTTCCAGACCTGGGACCTGGCTGGCAAGTTTCCGGACATCCTCAAGGACAGCGTCGTCGGCGAGGAAGCCGTGCGCGTCTACAGCGACGGCAAGCGCCTGCTGCAGCGCCTGATCGAAGGCCGCTGGCTGCAGGCCAACGGGGTGATCGGCCTGTGGCCGGCCAACACGGTGGACGACGACGTGATCGAGGTCTACACCGACGAGTCGCGCAGCGAGGTGCTGCTGCGCTGGCAGCCGCTGCGCCTGCAGACCGAGCGACCGGTGATCGACGGCGTGCCGAGGCCGAACCGCTCGCTGGCCGACTTCATCGCGCCCAAGGGCACCAAAGCCGACTACATCGGCCTGTTCGCCGTCACCGCCGGCCTGAACATCGAGAAGAAGGAAGCGCAGTTCCTCGCCGACCACGACGACTACAGCGCCATCATGCTCAAGGCCCTGGCCGACCGCCTGGCCGAAGCCTTCGCCGAGCACCTGCACCAGCGCGTGCGCACCGAGCTGTGGGGCTACGCGCCGGACGAGGCGCTGAGCAACGACGAGTTGATCAAGGAGGCTTACCGCGGCATCCGCCCGGCACCGGGCTACCCGGCCTGCCCGGACCACAGCGTCAAGCGCGCGATGTTCGAGGTGCTCGACGCCGCCGAAATCGGCATGGGCCTGACCGAGAGCCTGGCCATGACCCCGGCCGCCTCCGTCAGCGGCTTCTACCTCGCCCACCCGGAGGCGGCGTACTTCAACGTCGGCCGGATCGGCGAGGACCAGCTGGCGGACTATGCGGCGCGGGCCGCGATGGACGAGGCCGCAGCCCGCCGGGCATTGGCGCCGCAGCTGGGCTGAACGCCCTGCCTTCCTTCCCCCTTTGAAAAAGGGGGACCGAGGGGGATTTGATCAGTGGGGAGGGTGGCAAATCCCCCCTGCCCCCTTTTTCAAGGGGGGGGAAAACCGGTCGGTCAAGCCAGGACGAGGTTATCTCGGTGGATCAGCTCGGGCTCGTTGGCGTACCCCAGCAGGCCCTCGATCTGCGAGGAGGGCTTGCGGGCGATGCGGCGGGTTTCGCTGGCCGTGTAGTTGGCCAGGCCGCGGGCCACTTCGATCCCGGCGGGTGAACGCACGGCGATCACGTCGCCGCGGGCGAATTCGCCCTGCACTTCGACCACGCCGATGGGCAACAGGCTCTTGCCCTCGTCGCGCAGCTTCACCACCGCGCCGTCGTCGATCACCACCGCACCGCGCATCTGCAGGTGGTCGGCCATCCACTGCTTGCGCGCCGCCACCTTGGCGGTGGTCGCCACCAGGAGCGTTCCGATGGATTCGCCCGCCACCAGGCGCAGCAGGGCGTCCTGCTCGCGGCCCCAGGCGATCACCGTGGAGGCGCCGCTGCCTGCTGCCCGCTTGGCGGCGAGGATCTTGGTGATCATCCCGCCTTTGCCGATCGAGCTGCCGGCCCCACCGGCCATCTGCTCCAGCTCGGGCGTGCCGGCCTGGGCCTCGTGGATGAACTGCGCGTCGGGGTCCTTGCGCGGATCGGCCGAATACAGGCCCTTCTGGTCGGTGAGGATCACCAGCACATCGGCCTCGACCAGGTTGGCCACCAGCGCGCCCAGGGTGTCGTTGTCGCCCACCTTGATCTCGTCGGTGACCACGGTGTCGTTCTCGTTGATCACCGGCACCACGCCCAGCTCCAGCAGGGTCAGCAGCGTGCTGCGGGCGTTCAGGTAGCGCTCGCGGTCGGCCAGATCGGCATGGGTGAGCAGCACCTGCGCGCTGCCCAGGCCCTGCTCGCGCAGGGACGTTTCGTAGATCTGCGCCAGGCCCATCTGGCCGACGGCGGCCGCCGCCTGCAACTCGTGCACTTCCTTCGGCCGGGTGGCCCAGCCCAGGCGCTTCATGCCCTCGGCGATCGCTCCCGACGACACCATCACCACCTCGCGGCCCTGGCGCACCAGCGCGGCCAGCTGCACGCACCAGGCGTTGATCGCCTCGGCGTCCAGGCCCCGGCCCTCGTTGGTCACCAGGCTGGAACCCACCTTGACGACGATGCGGCGGGCGTTCTTCAGGATGTCACTCATGATGCGTGGGGCAGTGGCAGCGGTTCAG
The Sphaerotilus microaerophilus DNA segment above includes these coding regions:
- a CDS encoding homocysteine S-methyltransferase family protein codes for the protein MNAALPTSAVANASALPYTRAAQLPALMRERILVLDGAMGTMIQRYKLTEADFRGTRFADHPTDLKGNNDLLVLTRPDVIGEIHDQYLAAGSDLIETNTFGANRVAQEDYGLGDIAYEMNVAAARLARACCDKYSSADKPRFVAGALGPTPRTASISPDVNDPGARNTSFDELKAAYLEQARGLLDGGADLFLIETIFDTLNAKAAIFAVDELMEETGERLPVIISGTVTDASGRILSGQTVGAFWHSVRHARPLAIGLNCALGATLMRPYIEELSKIAGDTAVSCYPNAGLPNPMSDTGFDETPEVTGRLVEEFARDGFLNIAGGCCGTTPDHIRAIAERVGRYRPRCVHTQALQTFTGLLAA
- the metH gene encoding methionine synthase → MNTSPTASPSSPAASVPPMRLSGLEPVSIGDGSLFVNVGERTNVTGSRVFARMILAGEYEKALAVARQQVENGAQVIDINMDEAMLDSQAAMVRFLNLIAGEPEIARVPIMIDSSKWEVIEAGLKCIQGKGIVNSISLKEGEAEFKRQAKLVRRYGAAAVVMAFDEAGQADTFQRKIDICARAYKILVDEVDFPPEDIIFDPNIFAIATGIEEHDNYAVDFINATRWIKQHLPGAKVSGGVSNVSFSFRGNEPVREAIHTVFLYHAIQAGMDMGIVNAGMVGVYDDLEPVLRERVEDVVLNRTPSYKAGEPQLSAGERLIEIAESAKGAAKDDSAKLAWRGTAEAPVSVEDRLSHALVHGITDFIELDTEEAWQAIAAKGGRPLHVIEGPLMAGMNIVGDRFGAGKMFLPQVVKSARVMKQAVAHLLPYIEAEKKALADAGGDVKPKGKIVIATVKGDVHDIGKNIVTVVLQCNNFEVVNMGVMVPCQDILKKAKEEGADIIGLSGLITPSLEEMQHVAAEMQRDEYFRSKGTPLLIGGATCSRVHTAVKIAPNYTGPVVYVPDASRSVGVCSDLLSDERAARYIAELNADYERVREQHANKKVTPLVTLAQARANKTPVDWAAYTPPAPKFIGRRVFRNQNLAELAQCIDWAPFFQTWDLAGKFPDILKDSVVGEEAVRVYSDGKRLLQRLIEGRWLQANGVIGLWPANTVDDDVIEVYTDESRSEVLLRWQPLRLQTERPVIDGVPRPNRSLADFIAPKGTKADYIGLFAVTAGLNIEKKEAQFLADHDDYSAIMLKALADRLAEAFAEHLHQRVRTELWGYAPDEALSNDELIKEAYRGIRPAPGYPACPDHSVKRAMFEVLDAAEIGMGLTESLAMTPAASVSGFYLAHPEAAYFNVGRIGEDQLADYAARAAMDEAAARRALAPQLG
- a CDS encoding IS110 family transposase, whose product is MEVIYPRCAGLDVHKETVVACVRIARDGPPLQEVRTFQTTTSGLLALGDWLDSFGVEHVAMEATGVYWKPVWHVLEGHFELVLANAAHVKNVPGRKTDVNDAMWLADLLAHGLIRASFVPPVAVQELRSLTRTRKQFVRERSAHVQRIEKVLEDANLKLGVVLADIVGKSGRAVLQALIGGERDPERLVSLVSVRVKASRAELLEALRGRVSAHHRFMLKLHLGHIDALDQAIAAIEKEVGQGLAPFRHAAKLLSTMPGLSEVSAHVVVAEIGIDMSRFATPAHLLSWACMCPRNDESAGKRRSVRLRRGGRWLKTTLVQAAWAAIKVKGSYLQAQFHRLRARRGAKKAIIGVAASMLTAAWHMLRDGTEWHDLGAAHFDRADAHKTATRLVRRLQQIGYAVQLTPAA
- a CDS encoding DUF3108 domain-containing protein, with the protein product MSSPLPRRRWLALLGLGALVLAVHLGLLQRSETPAHRPTTPSAPTASPPSGTSVPRTVMATTVATPPAMVPTPAAEVPQDRRAASGSTAASALPPSRRPRSAAKVPDPPAGPPGAVALSPPASPQEAPVAIGAALLAQTAALAPASERPAVHATTHTTGHSTTSSTTSSTTPSAAPACPAVRPEHLPPPVQVRYSLQRGGLRGDGLLSWQLDGERYRLRLEGQVPLFGTLLRQTSEGGVDACGVAPLRHTDKRLGKSERALSFVRPAAGSAEADAGELRFSTRPTPVALEAGTQDRLSWLVQLASRLNGWPGGSPPDGSHVPMTVAAVGGDVQRWTFTVMRHEADGLLHLRREPDDPFDTHAEVWTDPRRSHWPVRVELREARGDPLVLQLTDWQPLPRPR
- a CDS encoding BTH_I0359 family protein, whose amino-acid sequence is MHMLYNSDHFAVVQIEVPVPLDATAADAATEGVGTAEVLNRGGYEIVDKQTRRGVFLDGSMAEHFKAGVEDLIRRSPSAEEIDDYLSGYTQLAQQPVVLH
- a CDS encoding ATP-binding protein — protein: MRKDVTAPPAGKSSARRSRQRLGSTQVLLSPGLADAPVLDRLCTHFILSLLQRQALRFAGRRDWNSVLALTARHLVWPQSVLTRLRDFLGRRVRSHEAWAGHEALDDIAFLTRHGSWRGPYEEDTLFFYLDEYIKDAPKDLMAVLGTSNDWLGASLRGARTLVQDNVELLSGLLQLNPGERALLLYGTLARYQRDLRGLLVEFKVASAQEAYAAIAEVAGVDEREVAEALRAGSRLERIGMIENLISEHNITDLADLMKVSDQLPPVLMREYRDPQDLMAVFTRPATKTELTPTDFSFVAEEVELLTTLLHHAVQRREAGVNLLLYGPPGTGKTELARVAAQAAGLELYEVEYADRDGNALSGRDRYRSLQISQVFLKASPNVALLFDEVEDVFPPVSADAAQLLARLDNSGEGPAGHSVNGKAWVNQILETNPVPVIWVTNRIEQIDVAFRRRFQYHLELKSPPPGAREALVQRALAGTQVSADFTQRLAQRGTLTPAQIRTAVRFARLIGTAAADEAAAAPADECLEGLIERQLAHADKALGNANRGDRSARRVVTQYDLGLLNVESRFPVPRIVEALQRRGHGALCFYGPPGTGKTALAEHIARELGRALMIRQASDLVSKYVGETEQAMARMFEAAEQEQAVLLLDEADSFMRSRRRAERNYEVSEVNEMLQGMERFAGIFICTTNLFEDIDEAALRRFTFKIRFQPLTGAQRERMFIAEALAGDATRLSDEQRQRLAQLDQLAAGDFAAVRRQVDILGTTFEPDEFLAQLESEHRVKPQVRERRGIGFVH
- the proB gene encoding glutamate 5-kinase; translation: MSDILKNARRIVVKVGSSLVTNEGRGLDAEAINAWCVQLAALVRQGREVVMVSSGAIAEGMKRLGWATRPKEVHELQAAAAVGQMGLAQIYETSLREQGLGSAQVLLTHADLADRERYLNARSTLLTLLELGVVPVINENDTVVTDEIKVGDNDTLGALVANLVEADVLVILTDQKGLYSADPRKDPDAQFIHEAQAGTPELEQMAGGAGSSIGKGGMITKILAAKRAAGSGASTVIAWGREQDALLRLVAGESIGTLLVATTAKVAARKQWMADHLQMRGAVVIDDGAVVKLRDEGKSLLPIGVVEVQGEFARGDVIAVRSPAGIEVARGLANYTASETRRIARKPSSQIEGLLGYANEPELIHRDNLVLA